CAGTTTAACAGTCAAAGCACACTCTGCTAATTCTCACTCCAAGAGAGGTTGGGAACAATTCACTAAAAGAGCCATTGATCTACTAATTGAAGACAGAATGAAAAACGGTAAACCAATCGTTTTCCTACTTTGGGGCAACAATGCTATCAAGCTGATTGAAGGGGAAAAAAGGCACTTGCCATCGAATTTCAAAGTTCTAAAGTCTGTACATCCATCGCCGCTGTCTGCGTCAAGAGGGTTCTTCGGCAATAAACATTTCAAGATTATAAACGATTACTTATTTGAGAACAAAGAACCAATGATAGATTGGAGCGTCGTTCCAGGATCTACATTGCAGGAAGTATCAGAAGCTAATAAGAAGCTTGAGTGAATATGACTTAACTCTCACTCTTATTTGAATACACTTAGACAATACATTAGAAACATCTGCTGTAAACCGTATGTATGATATATGTACTTGCATTAAAGACTTTTTTCAAGGCTGATataaatttgaaaaaggaagCATCCAGACAAAAGACAGAAGTACCAACCAACCCACAtacaacaagaaagaaagtaaCGAACATACCTTCTTGTGTTGGAACGATCCTATTCACTCTGTAACGGATTGCTTGACCACTGGTTATTGCATTGATGTACAATTGTTCCATGAAATAAGGTCATAATTTCGTTTGTTTTAGTTACGTTTGAGAACGCATACGAAGGAGATGTCAACTGAGGCCACGAGCTCTGATGCATCGGTGTTCTCCAATATGCATTCGGTGGATAGCACAAGGGATAATACAAGGGATAATACAAGGGATAATACACCCATGAATGAAGGTGACACTCAAGGTAAGCGTATGACGAAGAGTACTATGGCTTTAATTGAAGAGTCTATGAAGTATGATATGCGCAGTGAGTATTTTCTTCCCATGACATTTCTAAGAGAACGTCGGAAACCTGCAAGAGTTGAGAGCGACGAGGAAGATAAACTAGCGGAAGTAAAATCGAAAAGGCGCGTTTCGAAGAAGGACCAGGTCAAGGCGGATATTCATTCGACGAAAATTAAGAAAACTGGCCGCCCTTCCAATGTCAAAGCTGGAGCGAAGAACACTTCCAAAGTTACCAAGCAGAGGTCGACCAAATCGCAAGTTTCAGGCAAAAAAAGAGCCAGATCCATCTCTGATGGGAAAGTGTCATCCATAGATGCGAGCCGCAGTCTCAAAGCCtccaagaagaaacatAGCAGTCATGCTGACTCTCTGTTCCTTTCGAATATTGAGGAGAATGTAAATCCTAGACCATCTTTTTTCAACACGACCCTAATTGCGAACCCTTCCAGTTTTACTAATAAACTTACCTCTTCTAAAATGTTTGTTGACGACGAGGAGGTTACAAGCTTAAAAGGAATGAAATATATCCTCTTTCCTGGagtggaagaagaatactTAATATGTTCAAAAGTACAAAAATTCGGCTATAATCCACTACCAGAAATTGGGCAAAGTATAGAATCTGCTGTTCTTCTGTACTTTCCGAATACATATAAAACAAAGGGACAAGAGTTAGTACGATCATTGAACGACGCTTTCGAAAGATCAGATGATCAGTCTTTCGAAAAAATTGTACTTAAATATAATGACTTAATTTCAACTATTCCGCGGGATCTTATTGTTAAGaatttatcatcaaatccCGATGTTCCTGTCTCTTTCGTTCATTTCCTTTTGCATACATGTTATACAAGAGCCATTTATCCACATGCaaggaaattgaagaagtacACAAGTTTCAGTAACTTTGTATATGGTGAATTGATGCCTGATTTCCTCACTATTGTCTTTAAAAAATGCGGACTGAATTCCAATAGCATATTTATGGATCTTGGTTCTGGTGTAGGAAATTGCGTTATACAGGCGTCTCTTGAGTTCGGTTGTAAATTAAGCTTTGGTTGCGAAATAATGGATTCTGCAAGTGACATGGCGGAATTGCAGCtcaaagagttgaaaaGTAGATGTGATCTATGGGGTATAAATCTGCCGCCAATTGATTTTTCCTTGAGGAAAAGCTTCGTGGATAATGAACGAGTTCGTGAATTAATACCTCAATGTGATGTTATCTTAATCAACAACTTTATTTTCGATGCTcctttgaacaaagaagtAGAAAAGGTTGTACAAGGCCTCAAGGCCGGGTCCAagataatttctttgaaaagcATACGACCTCCTGGTTACAGTATAAATTACGATGACATGGACAATATCTTCAACCGATTACATGTAGAGTCATTCAAGCTCCCTGAAAACAGTGTTTCATGGACCTACAGAAGTGTTGGTGATTATTATATCAGTACTGTATTGGATGCAATTGATGAGTCGATTTTCTGTCCTCCGATTTTAGGTAGGattagaaaaaaagaatcaatCAAGTATACCAGATAGTAAAGTCAATGCTTTAGACCATGTCGTTATTTGCTTTACCTGTGAAATAGTTTTATAAGATCTATTTATAACACAATGCAAGTAATCGAATataaaaagataaaatCACCAGTAATGATACAAACAGTTTTTTTACTTCTTGATATGTAAGTTATGCTAAATTGCACTGTTTATCTATGTTCTGTAGTATAGTAATCGAATTAAGAAGCTCCATAGAGAGTTTTAAAACGTGGTTTAGCTGGGttcattttgataaagcCTCTTCCTGACCACTTAACAAAGTAAAAGATGGTGCCTGTAGTTTTTGAGTACCTTTCAAGAAATCCAACTCCATAACGAAACAGAACTCCAAGATGTTTGCATTCAACTGCAAAGCCAAGTCACCGGCTGCTTTTGCGGAGCCACCGGTGGCAATGATATCATCGACAATAACGACGTTTGAATGTTCAGGGATAGAATCAGCCTGGATTTCGAAAACATCTTCACCGTACTCCTTAGCATAAACTGCGTGTACAACTTCACCAGCAAGCTTACCTTGCTTTCTCACCGGTACAAAACCAGCATCAAGAGCCAGAGCTAGGGCTGGGCCAAATAGAAACCCCCGGGCTTCTAAGCCAATGACATAGTCGATCTTCTTGCCTGTGAATTTCTCTTGCAGGTGAAGCTTGAAGGattcaatcaatttcttgaacaattgagGGTCTCTGAAAATTGGTAAGAAATCTTCGAATAGGATACCCTCTTGTGGGAAGTTTGGGTACTGACGCAAAGCACCTTTCAACTCAGTAGCATATTCAGTGATAGACATCTTCCACTTGATATTC
The genomic region above belongs to Kluyveromyces lactis strain NRRL Y-1140 chromosome B complete sequence and contains:
- the DOT1 gene encoding histone methyltransferase DOT1 (similar to uniprot|Q04089 YDR440W Saccharomyces cerevisiae DOT1 Nucleosomal histone H3-Lys79 methylase); protein product: MSTEATSSDASVFSNMHSVDSTRDNTRDNTRDNTPMNEGDTQGKRMTKSTMALIEESMKYDMRSEYFLPMTFLRERRKPARVESDEEDKLAEVKSKRRVSKKDQVKADIHSTKIKKTGRPSNVKAGAKNTSKVTKQRSTKSQVSGKKRARSISDGKVSSIDASRSLKASKKKHSSHADSLFLSNIEENVNPRPSFFNTTLIANPSSFTNKLTSSKMFVDDEEVTSLKGMKYILFPGVEEEYLICSKVQKFGYNPLPEIGQSIESAVLLYFPNTYKTKGQELVRSLNDAFERSDDQSFEKIVLKYNDLISTIPRDLIVKNLSSNPDVPVSFVHFLLHTCYTRAIYPHARKLKKYTSFSNFVYGELMPDFLTIVFKKCGLNSNSIFMDLGSGVGNCVIQASLEFGCKLSFGCEIMDSASDMAELQLKELKSRCDLWGINLPPIDFSLRKSFVDNERVRELIPQCDVILINNFIFDAPLNKEVEKVVQGLKAGSKIISLKSIRPPGYSINYDDMDNIFNRLHVESFKLPENSVSWTYRSVGDYYISTVLDAIDESIFCPPILGRIRKKESIKYTR
- the APT2 gene encoding adenine phosphoribosyltransferase APT2 (similar to uniprot|P49435 YML022W Saccharomyces cerevisiae APT1 Adenine phosphoribosyltransferase), coding for MSITEYATELKGALRQYPNFPQEGILFEDFLPIFRDPQLFKKLIESFKLHLQEKFTGKKIDYVIGLEARGFLFGPALALALDAGFVPVRKQGKLAGEVVHAVYAKEYGEDVFEIQADSIPEHSNVVIVDDIIATGGSAKAAGDLALQLNANILEFCFVMELDFLKGTQKLQAPSFTLLSGQEEALSK